One part of the Neodiprion virginianus isolate iyNeoVirg1 chromosome 3, iyNeoVirg1.1, whole genome shotgun sequence genome encodes these proteins:
- the LOC124301372 gene encoding spatacsin isoform X1 — protein sequence MDTVGGIPVECLTGELAGVWSGWRILGDREIVREASAKGTHINLAIKCLATRRNCPLTEAEAYFYREVDVWVKELLDKQQVFRATHILKNAGKNPKEYINVICINSRDQKLRDYLVQHLRKIDGLQASELKAWQLFNIMNDYKAKYFVEDDPITNKSIEEIIQMPEDLKIIICTDLYFHTFQGELVEYLSSQIVWDYLLMRNKVDLILFWIDINYGVHQLNPSSKDKELYEALKHLKITDNVIDSTQQSSAASITKEVVLDYLGRYGVFTSNEAVSVKHVLTRLLNNKIVPAKFEKILSQPSCNIQNRNLLSKLNIGLYSKSYLEEDHMLDVDKKIQRFTIALERVASSSASIEEFEGCILATIDYISDDAVNYLETNPLVFLSLIFLLYRKKTAQFVESDRAPHRILGDTVMNNEGVQFGSTLMVPRDVVNSILHRFPHFERAILGKTVARDSNMYQLLNGFKNFNASRSFLWRQRTNQMPTFYNEYLVKRYGHKEKLTYINYLKQGRPNMAVRLFVYDQKKFHHDISSKMKCQASTEAHILALRNITLPEITSACVSFIEAIGVDSETLRLHLTVAKRIQDQLEISAGELLESVVYKNASDLKTLSSHLEHCFKQHLKETIEENPCELITAIKDWDLNIKFAQTHKTLLPESFLEYLVQRELCFEFLLVGQIFDYPIDQMLRLVKKLANPSIKGHLLACLDNPNLCSGDSINFVDRQLKSRDSRQFLYSKIGLRNCSSGSGSPTESGSHAPGNSMESFMCLSHDDLWMAILKCHYSQDPPGSLVQTAHCHGAPFLVVLATCYEPSAIPAYWCSWLVISTNDRSIITDYKDCLDRQIWPADRVLKLLTRLVAAGYTKTITKSLQIFMPENPLRLFAEFLTQCVNLGDFESGQEKLHTFKTACSGLVSNMNISWMDSDPSYLKNSYWIILASIKCATIALGYSFSSTVSQMEFIKVLCSSNFSADLPDAPDFGQLFTIMEILKDTEVSLNFTYLSSFDDPNLLEKEIQRCLAQLAQSDNYKVALRLCNALNINCSDVIIAEWRKEFEKTLVEDGQLVTKCWINCSKDFEKYHVSYETAAQFYVEFAEKVVSHKERFEILKLAHEILQGTSVNPNIKHGVEMAMWKSCILADPDTIDFNNAPISLNKLKTELMSGLSELQVCCELTEPGEKLAAEKLLERFLDTGHLGTALRIAKIFNYKHRDLQILMLCLSLAEGEVSPYELTAQQRLLLSTKPKLKNQWQVAYSGKGFPKVSSMSSQSQKFSEDETGDISMEVALDAANSTPEKLVKIDCIFQLERFTEILSHGIAAGRKVLLCYRLATHLGKSYQNLLTLTDPIAFLEEIVAGECDYKLEVIKDVVAAYNINNHQLAEFLSEKIESSIVRHIEGGHIDQPMTMWGYTLDGNFHIITELCSEPSLLGSKLLHTTTRLLGRFHGENRDASTLRVIVELLIKSHDCFTAACNMEGIASILRKSQQLANSLQNLKQWGLLVRLLTGVGRFTEMNYILQIIKENEQFEFLLTGRGLEKIPGLKTALLDFLKRNCPDNEDLFKLVAHHFCLYSEIASIWEQEAKEAIKKVLINARIECRNEGNLNPGDIRLRKNDITEKQLHLAMINYTHATEYYLQDQRKYENPLFDIKRRLYSGFQTHQQDSKLSLAYQCCHLAELVALQISFLNSVHQNQQVLCVLNLGSADIDRMICNDLNFSQANILIRAYNHPVDWGSVLYAQCITRTNAKYLKDFMTINELTTAIVKDSVKRYQLEKHITKEMVENMQQLISRLKDVKCKYTLASQLGFKNVIETILGDAAVSAYLKDTVWRKGYTSTAFE from the exons ATGGATACTGTGGGCGGTATTCCAGTTGAGTGTCTAACGGGTGAATTGGCAGGTGTTTGGTCAGGTTGGCGTATACTGGGGGACCGTGAGATAGTCAGAGAAGCATCGGCAAAAGGGACGCACATTAATTTGGCCATAAAATGTCTTGCGACAAGGAGAAACTGCCCACTTACAGAGGCAGAAGCTTATTTTTATCGCGAAGTCGACGTTTGGGTAAAGGAGCTGCTTGACAAACAGCAAGTCTTCAGAGCCACCCACATACTAAAAAATGCG GGAAAAAATCCCAAGGAATACATCAACGTCATTTGCATCAATAGCAGAGATCAGAAACTGCGCGATTACTTGGTACAACATTTGAGGAAAATAGACGGGCTCCAGGCATCAGAATTAAAAGCGTGGCAGCTTTTTAACATCATGAATGACTATAAGGCCAAATATTT CGTGGAAGATGATCCTATAACCAATAAGTCAATTGAAGAGATTATCCAGATGCCAGAAGATTTGAAGATAATCATATGTACGGATTTATACTTTCATACATTCCAAGGAGAATTGGTAGAGTATTTGTCGAGCCAAATTGTTTGGGATTATCTATTAATGAGGAATAAAGTTGACCTGATTTTATTTTGGATTGACATCAACTATGGAGTCCATCAATTGAATCCTTCATCTAAAGACAAAGAGCTGTATGAAGCACTGAAGCATTTGAAAATTACTGACAACGTGATAGACTCCACTCAGCAGTCAAGCGCTGCCAGTATCACCAAAGAAGTAGTCCTAGATTACTTGGGCAG gTATGGGGTTTTCACATCCAATGAAGCTGTAAGTGTTAAACACGTGCTGACTAGATTATTAAACAATAAAATAGTTCCAGCAAAATTCGAGAAGATACTCAGTCAGCCTAGCTGTAATATACAAAACAGGAATCTGCTGTCCAAGTTGAATATTGGACTCTATTCAAAATCTTATTTGGAGGAGGACCATATGCTTgatgttgacaaaaaaatacagaGGTTTACCATTGCCCTGGAACGTGTTGCATCTAGCTCTGCGAGTATTGAAGAGTTTGAGGGATGCATTTTGGCGACGATTGATTACATTTCTGACGACGCAGTTAACTATCTTGAGACAAATCCTTTGGTTTTTTTGAGTCTGATATTTTTACTGTATCGAAAGAAAACTGCACAGTTTGTTGAGAGTGACAGAGCTCCCCATCGAATTCTGGGTGATACTGTTATGAATAACGAAGGTGTTCAGTTCGGTAGTACTCTCATGGTTCCTAGAGACGTTGTGAACAGCATTTTGCACCGCTTTCCACACTTTGAAAGAGCCATTCTGGGGAAAACTGTTGCACGAGATTCAAACATGTACCAGCTTTTGAACGGTTTCAAGAACTTTAATGCCTCGCGAAGCTTTCTGTGGCGCCAAAGAACTAACCAAATGCCCACGTTTTATAATGAGTACCTGGTCAAAAGATACGGACATAAAGAGAAGCTGACTTATATTAATTATCTGAAACAAGGAAGACCGAACATGGCTGTGCGACTTTTTGTCTATGACcaaaagaaatttcaccatGACATATCTTCAAAAAT GAAATGTCAGGCATCAACCGAAGCTCACATTCTTGCTCTGCGGAATATTACCTTACCAGAAATTACCTCAGCTTGCGTTTCATTCATTGAAGCAATCGGCGTCGATTCGGAGACTCTAAGGCTGCATCTCACTGTTGCTAAACGCATTCAGGATCAACTGGAAATTTCTGCTG GTGAACTATTAGAGTCAGTTGTCTACAAGAATGCATCAGACTTGAAAACTTTATCATCACATCTGGAACATTGCTTCAAGCAGCATCTAAAAGAAACTATTGAAGAAAATCCGTGTGAACTGATTACTGCCATCAAGGATTGGGACTTGAACATTAAGTTTGCTCAAACTCATAAAACTTTGCTGCCAGAATCATTTCTTGAATATTTAGTCCAGCGAGAGTTATGCTTCGAATTTCTTCTTGTTGGACAGATATTTGATTACCCCATAGATCAG ATGTTAAGACTCGTCAAAAAGTTAGCAAACCCTAGCATCAAGGGTCACCTGCTGGCATGTCTCGATAACCCAAATCTGTGCAGTGGAGACTCAATCAATTTTGTGGATCGTCAGTTGAAAAGTCGTGATTCAAGGCAATTCTTGTACTCAAAAATTGGTCTGAGAAATTGC AGTTCTGGCAGCGGAAGTCCAACAGAGTCTGGATCTCATGCTCCTGGGAATTCGATGGAAAGCTTCATGTGCTTGTCCCACGATGATCTGTGGATGGCAATTCTCAAGTGTCACTATAGTCAAGATCCACCTGGATCATTGGTGCAGACAGCACACTGCCATGGAGCACCGTTTTTGGTTGTTCTGGCAACTTGTTACGAG CCATCAGCGATTCCAGCATATTGGTGTTCCTGGCTTGTAATATCAACTAACGACCGCTCAATCATTACCGATTACAAAGATTGCCTGGATCGCCAAATTTGGCCTGCCGATAGGGTGCTGAAGTTGTTGACACGGCTAGTTGCTGCTGGTTACACCAAAACTATCACCAAAAGCTTACAAATATTCATGCCG GAAAATCCACTGCGTCTCTTCGCTGAGTTTTTGACGCAATGCGTTAATCTAGGGGACTTTGAATCTGGTCAGGAAAAGCTGCATACGTTCAAAACTGCTTGCTCTGGTCTTGTGAGCAACATGAACATCAGTTGGATGGACTCAGATCCATCCTACTTGAAGAATTCATACTGGATAATTCTTGCTAGTATTAAATGTGCAACGATCGCTCTGGGTTATAGTTTTTCCAGCACTGTTTCGCAGATGGAGTTTATCAAGGTGCTGTGCTCGTCTAACTTCAGTGCTGACCTGCCAG ATGCTCCAGACTTTGGACAGCTGTTCACGATCATGGAGATTCTTAAGGATACTGAAGTTAGCTTGAACTTTACATACCTATCTTCTTTCGACGATCCGAACTTGCTTGAAAAGGAGATACAAAGGTGCTTAGCTCAGTTAGCACAGAGCGACAATTACAAAGTTGCTCTGCGACTTTGCAATGCATTGAATATTAATTGTTCGGACGTAATAATAGCCGAA TGGCGGAAGGAATTTGAAAAGACTCTCGTCGAGGATGGACAGTTGGTAACAAAGTGCTGGATCAATTGTTCCAAGGACTTTGAAAAGTACCATGTCAGTTATGAAACAGCTGCTCAATTTTATGTCGAATTTGCCGAGAAAGTTGTTTCACACAAAGAACG ATTTGAGATACTAAAGCTGGCACATGAAATTCTGCAAGGAACTTCTGTAAATCCGAATATCAAACATGGCGTAGAAATGGCGATGTGGAAGTCCTGCATTCTGGCTGATCCTGACACCATCGATTTCAACAATGCGCCAATTTCACTGAATAAGTTGAAAACTGAACTCATGTCTGGCCTGTCGGAACTTCAAGTCTGTTGTGAACTGACAGAGCCTGGTGAAAAGCTAGCTGCGGAAAAATTGCTCGAGCGATTTCTTGATACTGGACATTTGGGTACAGCCCTAAGAATAGCGAAGATTTTTAACTATAAACATAGG gatttacaaattttgatgCTGTGTCTCAGCTTAGCCGAAGGAGAGGTCAGTCCCTATGAGTTAACAGCACAGCAACGATTGTTGCTATCGACAAAACCGAAACTCAAGAACCAGTGGCAAGTTGCGTACAGCGGCAAAGGATTTCCCAAAGTTTCATCAATGAGTTCAC AGAGCCAAAAGTTTTCGGAAGACGAGACTGGCGATATATCGATGGAGGTTGCATTAGATGCGGCGAATTCTACCCCAGAAAAGCTGGTCAAGATAGACTGCATATTTCAGCTTGAAAGATTCACTGAAATTCTCTCCCATGGTATTGCTGCTGGAAGAAAAGTTCTGTTATGCTACAGACTGGCGACTCATCTGGGAAAAAGTTATCAGAATCTTTTAACTTTGACTGACCCAATTGCATTTCTTGAGGAAATAGTCGCTGGTGAATGTGATTACAAGCTCGAAGTGATTAAGGATGTTGTGGCTGCTTATAACATCAACAATCATCAGTTAGCCGAgtttttatctgaaaaaattgagagcTCGATTGTCAGACACATTGAAG GAGGCCACATCGACCAGCCGATGACCATGTGGGGATACACTTTGGATGGGAATTTCCACATAATCACAGAATTATGCAGTGAGCCTTCCTTGCTCGGTTCAAAGCTGCTTCACACTACTACGAGGCTGCTGGGACGTTTTCATGGAGAGAATCGTGATG CCAGTACCCTCAGAGTGATCGTTGAGCTTCTCATAAAGTCTCATGATTGTTTTACCGCGGCCTGCAACATGGAGGGAATAGCATCGATCCTGAGGAAATCTCAGCAGTTAGCTAACTCCCTTCAAAATCTTAAGCAATGGGGATTGTTG GTACGGCTATTGACAGGTGTTGGTCGCTTTACTGAGATGAACTACATCCTGCagataataaaagaaaatgagcAGTTTGAGTTCTTGTTGACTGGAAGAGGTCTTGAGAAA ATTCCGGGACTAAAAACGGCTCTTTTAGATTTCTTGAAGCGAAATTGCCCGGATAACGAGGATCTGTTTAAACTTGTTGCGCACCACTTTTGTCTCTACTCCGAAATTGCCTCAATATGGGAGCAAGAAGCAAAGGAAGCGATTAAGAAGGTCCTGATAAATGCAAGGATCGAATGTAGAAATGAGGGAAATCTCAACCCCGGAGATATTAGACTAAGAAAAAACGACATAACGGAGAAACAGCTGCATCTTGCAATGATCAATTACACCCATGCGACAGAATACTATTTGCAG GATCAGCGTAAGTATGAGAACCCGCTATTCGACATCAAACGGCGATTATATTCAGGGTTTCAAACCCACCAA CAGGACAGTAAGCTTTCGCTTGCGTACCAGTGTTGTCATCTTGCTGAGTTGGTGGCACTCCAAATATCCTTTCTTAACTCTGTGCATCAGAATCAACAAGTTCTTTGCGTCCTGAATTTGGGGAGCGCTGACATTGACAGGATGATCTGTaacgatttaaatttttcacaagcTAACATTCTTATTCGCGCCTATAATCATCCAGTTGACTGGGGAAGCGTACTGTATGCTCAGTGCATCACACGAACCAACGCAAAGTATCTAAAAGACTTTATGACAATCAACGAGCTCACCACCGCCATTGTCAAAGATTCTGTTAAAAG GTATCAGTTGGAGAAACATATAACCAAGGAAATGGTAGAGAACATGCAACAGCTGATATCAAGGTTGAAAGACGTGAAGTGCAAATATACTCTGGCTAGTCAGCTGGGATTTAAAAATGTGATAGAAACTATACTGGGAGATGCCGCGGTCAGTGCTTATCTGAAAGATACAGTATGGAGGAAGGGATATACGAGCACAGCCTTTGAGTAG
- the LOC124301372 gene encoding spatacsin isoform X4 → MRVEDDPITNKSIEEIIQMPEDLKIIICTDLYFHTFQGELVEYLSSQIVWDYLLMRNKVDLILFWIDINYGVHQLNPSSKDKELYEALKHLKITDNVIDSTQQSSAASITKEVVLDYLGRYGVFTSNEAVSVKHVLTRLLNNKIVPAKFEKILSQPSCNIQNRNLLSKLNIGLYSKSYLEEDHMLDVDKKIQRFTIALERVASSSASIEEFEGCILATIDYISDDAVNYLETNPLVFLSLIFLLYRKKTAQFVESDRAPHRILGDTVMNNEGVQFGSTLMVPRDVVNSILHRFPHFERAILGKTVARDSNMYQLLNGFKNFNASRSFLWRQRTNQMPTFYNEYLVKRYGHKEKLTYINYLKQGRPNMAVRLFVYDQKKFHHDISSKMKCQASTEAHILALRNITLPEITSACVSFIEAIGVDSETLRLHLTVAKRIQDQLEISAGELLESVVYKNASDLKTLSSHLEHCFKQHLKETIEENPCELITAIKDWDLNIKFAQTHKTLLPESFLEYLVQRELCFEFLLVGQIFDYPIDQMLRLVKKLANPSIKGHLLACLDNPNLCSGDSINFVDRQLKSRDSRQFLYSKIGLRNCSSGSGSPTESGSHAPGNSMESFMCLSHDDLWMAILKCHYSQDPPGSLVQTAHCHGAPFLVVLATCYEPSAIPAYWCSWLVISTNDRSIITDYKDCLDRQIWPADRVLKLLTRLVAAGYTKTITKSLQIFMPENPLRLFAEFLTQCVNLGDFESGQEKLHTFKTACSGLVSNMNISWMDSDPSYLKNSYWIILASIKCATIALGYSFSSTVSQMEFIKVLCSSNFSADLPDAPDFGQLFTIMEILKDTEVSLNFTYLSSFDDPNLLEKEIQRCLAQLAQSDNYKVALRLCNALNINCSDVIIAEWRKEFEKTLVEDGQLVTKCWINCSKDFEKYHVSYETAAQFYVEFAEKVVSHKERFEILKLAHEILQGTSVNPNIKHGVEMAMWKSCILADPDTIDFNNAPISLNKLKTELMSGLSELQVCCELTEPGEKLAAEKLLERFLDTGHLGTALRIAKIFNYKHRDLQILMLCLSLAEGEVSPYELTAQQRLLLSTKPKLKNQWQVAYSGKGFPKVSSMSSQSQKFSEDETGDISMEVALDAANSTPEKLVKIDCIFQLERFTEILSHGIAAGRKVLLCYRLATHLGKSYQNLLTLTDPIAFLEEIVAGECDYKLEVIKDVVAAYNINNHQLAEFLSEKIESSIVRHIEGGHIDQPMTMWGYTLDGNFHIITELCSEPSLLGSKLLHTTTRLLGRFHGENRDASTLRVIVELLIKSHDCFTAACNMEGIASILRKSQQLANSLQNLKQWGLLVRLLTGVGRFTEMNYILQIIKENEQFEFLLTGRGLEKIPGLKTALLDFLKRNCPDNEDLFKLVAHHFCLYSEIASIWEQEAKEAIKKVLINARIECRNEGNLNPGDIRLRKNDITEKQLHLAMINYTHATEYYLQDQRKYENPLFDIKRRLYSGFQTHQQDSKLSLAYQCCHLAELVALQISFLNSVHQNQQVLCVLNLGSADIDRMICNDLNFSQANILIRAYNHPVDWGSVLYAQCITRTNAKYLKDFMTINELTTAIVKDSVKRYQLEKHITKEMVENMQQLISRLKDVKCKYTLASQLGFKNVIETILGDAAVSAYLKDTVWRKGYTSTAFE, encoded by the exons ATGCG CGTGGAAGATGATCCTATAACCAATAAGTCAATTGAAGAGATTATCCAGATGCCAGAAGATTTGAAGATAATCATATGTACGGATTTATACTTTCATACATTCCAAGGAGAATTGGTAGAGTATTTGTCGAGCCAAATTGTTTGGGATTATCTATTAATGAGGAATAAAGTTGACCTGATTTTATTTTGGATTGACATCAACTATGGAGTCCATCAATTGAATCCTTCATCTAAAGACAAAGAGCTGTATGAAGCACTGAAGCATTTGAAAATTACTGACAACGTGATAGACTCCACTCAGCAGTCAAGCGCTGCCAGTATCACCAAAGAAGTAGTCCTAGATTACTTGGGCAG gTATGGGGTTTTCACATCCAATGAAGCTGTAAGTGTTAAACACGTGCTGACTAGATTATTAAACAATAAAATAGTTCCAGCAAAATTCGAGAAGATACTCAGTCAGCCTAGCTGTAATATACAAAACAGGAATCTGCTGTCCAAGTTGAATATTGGACTCTATTCAAAATCTTATTTGGAGGAGGACCATATGCTTgatgttgacaaaaaaatacagaGGTTTACCATTGCCCTGGAACGTGTTGCATCTAGCTCTGCGAGTATTGAAGAGTTTGAGGGATGCATTTTGGCGACGATTGATTACATTTCTGACGACGCAGTTAACTATCTTGAGACAAATCCTTTGGTTTTTTTGAGTCTGATATTTTTACTGTATCGAAAGAAAACTGCACAGTTTGTTGAGAGTGACAGAGCTCCCCATCGAATTCTGGGTGATACTGTTATGAATAACGAAGGTGTTCAGTTCGGTAGTACTCTCATGGTTCCTAGAGACGTTGTGAACAGCATTTTGCACCGCTTTCCACACTTTGAAAGAGCCATTCTGGGGAAAACTGTTGCACGAGATTCAAACATGTACCAGCTTTTGAACGGTTTCAAGAACTTTAATGCCTCGCGAAGCTTTCTGTGGCGCCAAAGAACTAACCAAATGCCCACGTTTTATAATGAGTACCTGGTCAAAAGATACGGACATAAAGAGAAGCTGACTTATATTAATTATCTGAAACAAGGAAGACCGAACATGGCTGTGCGACTTTTTGTCTATGACcaaaagaaatttcaccatGACATATCTTCAAAAAT GAAATGTCAGGCATCAACCGAAGCTCACATTCTTGCTCTGCGGAATATTACCTTACCAGAAATTACCTCAGCTTGCGTTTCATTCATTGAAGCAATCGGCGTCGATTCGGAGACTCTAAGGCTGCATCTCACTGTTGCTAAACGCATTCAGGATCAACTGGAAATTTCTGCTG GTGAACTATTAGAGTCAGTTGTCTACAAGAATGCATCAGACTTGAAAACTTTATCATCACATCTGGAACATTGCTTCAAGCAGCATCTAAAAGAAACTATTGAAGAAAATCCGTGTGAACTGATTACTGCCATCAAGGATTGGGACTTGAACATTAAGTTTGCTCAAACTCATAAAACTTTGCTGCCAGAATCATTTCTTGAATATTTAGTCCAGCGAGAGTTATGCTTCGAATTTCTTCTTGTTGGACAGATATTTGATTACCCCATAGATCAG ATGTTAAGACTCGTCAAAAAGTTAGCAAACCCTAGCATCAAGGGTCACCTGCTGGCATGTCTCGATAACCCAAATCTGTGCAGTGGAGACTCAATCAATTTTGTGGATCGTCAGTTGAAAAGTCGTGATTCAAGGCAATTCTTGTACTCAAAAATTGGTCTGAGAAATTGC AGTTCTGGCAGCGGAAGTCCAACAGAGTCTGGATCTCATGCTCCTGGGAATTCGATGGAAAGCTTCATGTGCTTGTCCCACGATGATCTGTGGATGGCAATTCTCAAGTGTCACTATAGTCAAGATCCACCTGGATCATTGGTGCAGACAGCACACTGCCATGGAGCACCGTTTTTGGTTGTTCTGGCAACTTGTTACGAG CCATCAGCGATTCCAGCATATTGGTGTTCCTGGCTTGTAATATCAACTAACGACCGCTCAATCATTACCGATTACAAAGATTGCCTGGATCGCCAAATTTGGCCTGCCGATAGGGTGCTGAAGTTGTTGACACGGCTAGTTGCTGCTGGTTACACCAAAACTATCACCAAAAGCTTACAAATATTCATGCCG GAAAATCCACTGCGTCTCTTCGCTGAGTTTTTGACGCAATGCGTTAATCTAGGGGACTTTGAATCTGGTCAGGAAAAGCTGCATACGTTCAAAACTGCTTGCTCTGGTCTTGTGAGCAACATGAACATCAGTTGGATGGACTCAGATCCATCCTACTTGAAGAATTCATACTGGATAATTCTTGCTAGTATTAAATGTGCAACGATCGCTCTGGGTTATAGTTTTTCCAGCACTGTTTCGCAGATGGAGTTTATCAAGGTGCTGTGCTCGTCTAACTTCAGTGCTGACCTGCCAG ATGCTCCAGACTTTGGACAGCTGTTCACGATCATGGAGATTCTTAAGGATACTGAAGTTAGCTTGAACTTTACATACCTATCTTCTTTCGACGATCCGAACTTGCTTGAAAAGGAGATACAAAGGTGCTTAGCTCAGTTAGCACAGAGCGACAATTACAAAGTTGCTCTGCGACTTTGCAATGCATTGAATATTAATTGTTCGGACGTAATAATAGCCGAA TGGCGGAAGGAATTTGAAAAGACTCTCGTCGAGGATGGACAGTTGGTAACAAAGTGCTGGATCAATTGTTCCAAGGACTTTGAAAAGTACCATGTCAGTTATGAAACAGCTGCTCAATTTTATGTCGAATTTGCCGAGAAAGTTGTTTCACACAAAGAACG ATTTGAGATACTAAAGCTGGCACATGAAATTCTGCAAGGAACTTCTGTAAATCCGAATATCAAACATGGCGTAGAAATGGCGATGTGGAAGTCCTGCATTCTGGCTGATCCTGACACCATCGATTTCAACAATGCGCCAATTTCACTGAATAAGTTGAAAACTGAACTCATGTCTGGCCTGTCGGAACTTCAAGTCTGTTGTGAACTGACAGAGCCTGGTGAAAAGCTAGCTGCGGAAAAATTGCTCGAGCGATTTCTTGATACTGGACATTTGGGTACAGCCCTAAGAATAGCGAAGATTTTTAACTATAAACATAGG gatttacaaattttgatgCTGTGTCTCAGCTTAGCCGAAGGAGAGGTCAGTCCCTATGAGTTAACAGCACAGCAACGATTGTTGCTATCGACAAAACCGAAACTCAAGAACCAGTGGCAAGTTGCGTACAGCGGCAAAGGATTTCCCAAAGTTTCATCAATGAGTTCAC AGAGCCAAAAGTTTTCGGAAGACGAGACTGGCGATATATCGATGGAGGTTGCATTAGATGCGGCGAATTCTACCCCAGAAAAGCTGGTCAAGATAGACTGCATATTTCAGCTTGAAAGATTCACTGAAATTCTCTCCCATGGTATTGCTGCTGGAAGAAAAGTTCTGTTATGCTACAGACTGGCGACTCATCTGGGAAAAAGTTATCAGAATCTTTTAACTTTGACTGACCCAATTGCATTTCTTGAGGAAATAGTCGCTGGTGAATGTGATTACAAGCTCGAAGTGATTAAGGATGTTGTGGCTGCTTATAACATCAACAATCATCAGTTAGCCGAgtttttatctgaaaaaattgagagcTCGATTGTCAGACACATTGAAG GAGGCCACATCGACCAGCCGATGACCATGTGGGGATACACTTTGGATGGGAATTTCCACATAATCACAGAATTATGCAGTGAGCCTTCCTTGCTCGGTTCAAAGCTGCTTCACACTACTACGAGGCTGCTGGGACGTTTTCATGGAGAGAATCGTGATG CCAGTACCCTCAGAGTGATCGTTGAGCTTCTCATAAAGTCTCATGATTGTTTTACCGCGGCCTGCAACATGGAGGGAATAGCATCGATCCTGAGGAAATCTCAGCAGTTAGCTAACTCCCTTCAAAATCTTAAGCAATGGGGATTGTTG GTACGGCTATTGACAGGTGTTGGTCGCTTTACTGAGATGAACTACATCCTGCagataataaaagaaaatgagcAGTTTGAGTTCTTGTTGACTGGAAGAGGTCTTGAGAAA ATTCCGGGACTAAAAACGGCTCTTTTAGATTTCTTGAAGCGAAATTGCCCGGATAACGAGGATCTGTTTAAACTTGTTGCGCACCACTTTTGTCTCTACTCCGAAATTGCCTCAATATGGGAGCAAGAAGCAAAGGAAGCGATTAAGAAGGTCCTGATAAATGCAAGGATCGAATGTAGAAATGAGGGAAATCTCAACCCCGGAGATATTAGACTAAGAAAAAACGACATAACGGAGAAACAGCTGCATCTTGCAATGATCAATTACACCCATGCGACAGAATACTATTTGCAG GATCAGCGTAAGTATGAGAACCCGCTATTCGACATCAAACGGCGATTATATTCAGGGTTTCAAACCCACCAA CAGGACAGTAAGCTTTCGCTTGCGTACCAGTGTTGTCATCTTGCTGAGTTGGTGGCACTCCAAATATCCTTTCTTAACTCTGTGCATCAGAATCAACAAGTTCTTTGCGTCCTGAATTTGGGGAGCGCTGACATTGACAGGATGATCTGTaacgatttaaatttttcacaagcTAACATTCTTATTCGCGCCTATAATCATCCAGTTGACTGGGGAAGCGTACTGTATGCTCAGTGCATCACACGAACCAACGCAAAGTATCTAAAAGACTTTATGACAATCAACGAGCTCACCACCGCCATTGTCAAAGATTCTGTTAAAAG GTATCAGTTGGAGAAACATATAACCAAGGAAATGGTAGAGAACATGCAACAGCTGATATCAAGGTTGAAAGACGTGAAGTGCAAATATACTCTGGCTAGTCAGCTGGGATTTAAAAATGTGATAGAAACTATACTGGGAGATGCCGCGGTCAGTGCTTATCTGAAAGATACAGTATGGAGGAAGGGATATACGAGCACAGCCTTTGAGTAG